Proteins encoded in a region of the Elaeis guineensis isolate ETL-2024a chromosome 7, EG11, whole genome shotgun sequence genome:
- the LOC140859255 gene encoding uncharacterized protein: protein MEDLEKLMVRMMESRIASSEFSKITLETNPIKLDGPGTYLSWTRHVRLILESHNLEGFISGTAKRLEGDVIAVRQWNPNNSRVVAWLLASMVPSVAHTIEALTNAYELWQAVATTYSYKGNNMHAHKIQRELRGLTQGSRSVTEYVGELKRLWNDFDFYSPFTPTHPDDVDVFHKWIERQHLMDFLDGLNPKFEYRRSSILSTQEWPTLDEAISLVLSEET, encoded by the coding sequence ATGGAGGATTTAGAAAAGTTAATGGTTAGGATGATGGAATCTCGTATCGCGAGTAGTGAGTTTTCAAAGATCACCCTAGAAACTAACCCGATCAAATTGGATGGACCGGGTACCTACTTAAGTTGGACGCGACATGTTCGTCTAATTTTAGAGTCTCACAATCTTGAGGGGTTTATAAGTGGTACTGCAAAAAGACTAGAAGGAGATGTGATAGCTGTTAGACAGTGGAATCCTAATAATTCTCGAGTGGTAGCATGGCTCCTTGCTTCTATGGTACCAAGTGTTGCTCATACGATTGAGGCACTGACGAATGCTTATGAGTTATGGCAGGCTGTAGCCACAACTTATTCCTATAAAGGTAATAATATGCATGCCCATAAGATCCAACGAGAGCTTCGGGGACTTACTCAGGGTTCCCGATCTGTAACAGAGTATGTTGGAGAATTAAAAAGGTTATGGaacgattttgatttttatagtccCTTTACCCCTACTCATCCTGATGATGTTGATGTGTTCCACAAATGGATAGAGCGTCAGCACCTTATGGATTTTTTGGATGGACTAAATCCAAAGTTTGAGTATCGACGCTCTTCTATTCTTAGTACACAGGAATGGCCAACTCTTGATGAAGCTATTTCCTtggttcttagtgaagaaacttgA